One genomic window of Bacillus mycoides includes the following:
- the lrgA gene encoding antiholin-like murein hydrolase modulator LrgA, translating into MSTKKVYGFLSQIFVFSAIMLVSNIISTHLPIPMPSSVIGLVVLFSLLCLKVIKLEQVESLGTALTGIIGFLFVPSGISVINSLGVMSQYFVQILTVIVVATIILLAVTGLFAQLILGKDDKETKDTKELKVVNKGSKHGKVA; encoded by the coding sequence ATGAGCACAAAAAAAGTATATGGTTTTCTATCACAAATATTCGTTTTTTCAGCTATTATGTTAGTTTCTAATATTATCTCAACCCATTTACCAATTCCGATGCCTTCATCAGTAATCGGGTTAGTCGTTTTATTTAGTCTATTATGTTTAAAGGTTATTAAATTGGAGCAAGTTGAATCACTCGGAACAGCTTTAACAGGTATTATCGGATTCCTTTTCGTCCCATCAGGTATTTCAGTTATTAACTCTCTTGGTGTAATGAGCCAATATTTCGTACAAATTTTAACTGTAATCGTTGTCGCAACAATTATTTTACTTGCTGTAACAGGTTTATTTGCACAATTGATTTTAGGTAAAGATGACAAAGAAACAAAAGATACAAAAGAGTTGAAAGTTGTAAACAAAGGAAGCAAACACGGAAAAGTCGCGTAA
- a CDS encoding LytR/AlgR family response regulator transcription factor yields the protein MLKVLVVDDEMLARDELKYLLEQTKEVEIIGEADCVEDALEELMKNKPDIVFLDIQLSDDNGFEIANILKKMKNPPSIVFATAYDQYALQAFEVDALDYILKPFDEERIVQTLKKYKKQKQIKLETKQDVKSVDVTTEMHKLALPIEESIVLVNIEDIIYVGLVDGKVTVKTMKETYVTHDTLVILEKKLPQTIFMRVHRSFVANINHISEIQPWFNSTYNLIMKEGSKVPVSRTYAKELKKLLRI from the coding sequence GTGTTAAAAGTATTAGTAGTTGATGATGAAATGTTAGCACGGGATGAATTGAAATATTTATTAGAGCAAACAAAAGAAGTAGAGATAATTGGTGAGGCGGATTGTGTAGAGGATGCATTAGAAGAATTAATGAAAAACAAACCAGATATTGTTTTTCTAGATATTCAGTTATCTGATGATAACGGATTTGAAATCGCAAATATATTAAAGAAAATGAAAAATCCACCTTCAATTGTGTTTGCTACTGCATATGATCAATATGCGCTGCAAGCATTTGAAGTAGATGCATTAGATTACATTTTAAAGCCATTTGATGAAGAACGTATCGTACAGACATTAAAGAAATATAAAAAACAAAAGCAAATAAAATTAGAAACAAAGCAAGATGTAAAGAGTGTAGATGTAACGACCGAAATGCATAAATTAGCATTACCGATTGAGGAATCAATTGTACTTGTTAACATTGAAGATATTATTTATGTGGGGCTTGTAGATGGGAAAGTAACTGTAAAAACAATGAAAGAAACATATGTAACACATGATACGCTTGTCATTTTGGAAAAGAAATTACCACAAACAATTTTTATGCGTGTTCATCGTAGTTTCGTTGCTAATATTAATCATATTTCTGAAATACAGCCGTGGTTTAATTCGACTTATAACTTAATTATGAAAGAGGGATCCAAAGTCCCAGTTAGCCGTACATATGCAAAAGAACTTAAAAAGCTGCTTCGTATTTAA
- the lytS gene encoding two-component system sensor histidine kinase LytS, whose protein sequence is MLNLVLMMIERVGLIVILGFLLSHIKTFRRLLHKQDGYVDKFKLICIFSVFTIVSNYTGIEIAGNTIMNENWLQGVSSSSTIANTRIMGVGISGLLGGPIVGIGVGSIAGIHRYMLGGTTAVSCAISSILAGIITGYIGYIFKKYNRTITPKFSAVLSVFIVTLEMLMILLIIEDGLSVVKTIALPMILVNSFGSFILLSMILAILRQEENAKALQTHKVLRIADKTLPYFRQGLTEESCKHVAQIIHRFTGTDAVSLTDTEKILAHVGLASDHHIPSHSLITGLSKEVLKTGEIMKAKSREIINCQHEGCPLQAAVVIPLTSHGNTIGTLKLYFKNSNQLSRVEEELAEGLAKIFSTQLELGEAELQSKLLQDAEIKALQAQINPHFLFNAINTVSALCRTDVEKARKLLLQLSVYFRCNLQGARQLLIPLEQELNHVHAYLSLEQARFPNKYEVKMYIEEALKVTLVPPFVLQLLVENALRHAFPKKQPVCQVEVHVFEKEGMVHFEVKDNGQGIEIERLEQLGKMVVPSKKGTGTALYNINERLIGLFGKETMLQIESELEQGTKILFVIPKKVEEEKRSVKSISS, encoded by the coding sequence ATGCTAAATTTAGTACTTATGATGATTGAACGCGTCGGACTTATTGTTATTTTAGGATTTTTACTTTCTCATATTAAAACGTTCCGGCGTCTTCTTCATAAGCAAGACGGATATGTAGATAAGTTTAAGCTTATTTGTATTTTTTCAGTGTTTACAATTGTGAGCAATTACACAGGGATTGAAATAGCAGGAAATACTATTATGAATGAAAATTGGTTACAAGGTGTTTCATCATCCAGCACAATTGCGAATACACGAATTATGGGTGTGGGAATTAGTGGGTTGCTAGGTGGTCCTATCGTCGGAATTGGAGTAGGTTCTATTGCGGGTATTCATCGTTATATGCTTGGCGGGACCACGGCAGTAAGTTGTGCAATCTCATCAATTTTGGCTGGGATTATAACAGGTTATATTGGATACATCTTCAAAAAATATAACCGTACTATTACACCTAAATTTTCTGCGGTTTTAAGTGTTTTTATCGTTACTTTAGAAATGCTTATGATTCTATTAATTATAGAAGATGGACTTAGTGTTGTGAAAACAATTGCGCTACCGATGATTCTTGTAAATAGTTTTGGCAGTTTTATTTTACTTTCGATGATACTAGCCATTTTACGACAAGAAGAAAACGCAAAAGCTTTGCAAACGCATAAAGTATTACGAATTGCTGATAAGACGTTACCATATTTCCGCCAAGGGTTAACAGAAGAGTCTTGTAAACATGTGGCACAAATTATTCACCGCTTTACGGGAACAGATGCGGTATCCTTAACAGATACAGAGAAAATCTTAGCTCACGTTGGATTAGCATCAGATCATCATATTCCTTCACACAGTTTAATAACAGGTTTATCAAAAGAAGTATTAAAAACAGGGGAAATAATGAAGGCAAAATCACGTGAGATTATTAATTGTCAACATGAAGGGTGTCCATTACAAGCGGCAGTTGTTATTCCATTAACTTCACATGGAAATACGATAGGAACATTAAAACTTTATTTTAAAAACTCTAATCAATTAAGTCGTGTTGAAGAAGAGTTAGCGGAAGGTCTGGCGAAAATATTCTCCACACAGCTTGAGTTAGGTGAAGCTGAGTTACAAAGTAAGTTATTGCAAGATGCTGAAATAAAAGCGCTGCAAGCACAAATCAATCCGCATTTTTTATTTAATGCAATTAATACAGTATCAGCTTTATGCCGAACAGATGTAGAGAAGGCGAGAAAATTATTATTGCAGCTTAGCGTTTATTTTCGTTGTAATTTGCAAGGGGCACGACAATTACTTATTCCATTAGAACAAGAGTTGAATCATGTACATGCATATTTATCGTTAGAGCAAGCGAGATTTCCGAATAAGTATGAAGTGAAGATGTACATTGAAGAGGCGCTAAAGGTGACTTTAGTTCCACCATTTGTGCTTCAGTTATTAGTTGAAAATGCATTGCGCCATGCTTTTCCGAAAAAGCAGCCAGTGTGCCAAGTCGAGGTACATGTGTTTGAAAAAGAAGGAATGGTTCACTTTGAAGTGAAGGATAATGGACAAGGGATTGAGATTGAACGTCTAGAGCAATTAGGAAAAATGGTAGTTCCATCAAAGAAAGGGACTGGAACAGCTTTATATAATATTAATGAACGACTTATCGGGTTATTTGGGAAAGAGACAATGCTTCAAATTGAAAGTGAATTGGAGCAAGGGACAAAGATCCTCTTTGTAATTCCGAAAAAAGTAGAGGAGGAAAAACGGAGTGTTAAAAGTATTAGTAGTTGA
- a CDS encoding MFS transporter, with translation MNITTDVQSSTEETKEKRYKTLFGSALGYAAEGLDMLLLSFVLVYILKEFHLSPVEGGNLTLATTIGMLIGSYLFGFIADLFGRIRTMAFTILLFSLATALIYFATDYWQLLILRFLVGMGVGGEFGIGMAIVTETWSKEMRAKATSVVALGWQFGVLVASLLPAFIVPHFGWRAVFLFGLIPALLAVYVRKSLSEPKIWEQKQRYKKELLQKEDEGNLTTTEAEQLKQMKKFPLRKLFASKKVTITTIGLIIMSFIQNFGYYGIFTWMPTILANKYNYTLAKASGWMFISTIGMLIGIATFGILADKIGRRKTFSLYYIGGTIYCLIYFFLFTDATSLLWGSALLGFFANGMMGGFGAILAENYPAEARSTAENFIFGTGRGLAGFGPVIIGLLATGGNLLGALSLIFIIYPIGLITMLLCVPETKGKVLD, from the coding sequence ATGAACATTACTACTGATGTACAATCATCAACAGAGGAGACGAAAGAGAAAAGATATAAAACATTATTTGGTTCTGCGCTAGGATACGCTGCAGAAGGACTAGATATGTTGCTCTTATCTTTCGTACTTGTCTACATTCTAAAAGAATTTCACCTTAGCCCTGTCGAGGGAGGGAACTTAACATTAGCCACAACAATTGGGATGTTAATTGGTTCCTATTTATTCGGATTTATTGCTGATTTATTCGGTCGTATTCGTACAATGGCCTTTACAATCTTACTATTTTCACTAGCAACCGCACTTATTTATTTCGCAACAGATTATTGGCAATTATTAATTCTTCGCTTTTTAGTTGGAATGGGCGTTGGTGGTGAATTCGGGATTGGAATGGCCATCGTAACAGAAACATGGTCTAAGGAAATGCGCGCTAAAGCGACATCAGTTGTTGCACTTGGCTGGCAATTTGGCGTCCTGGTTGCTTCACTCCTTCCAGCATTTATCGTCCCGCATTTTGGATGGAGAGCTGTTTTCTTATTTGGACTAATTCCAGCTTTACTAGCTGTCTATGTACGTAAAAGTTTAAGTGAACCGAAAATATGGGAACAAAAACAACGCTACAAAAAGGAATTGTTACAAAAAGAAGATGAAGGTAATTTAACGACTACTGAAGCAGAACAACTAAAACAAATGAAAAAGTTCCCACTTCGAAAGTTATTTGCAAGTAAAAAAGTAACAATAACAACAATTGGTCTTATTATCATGTCATTTATCCAGAACTTCGGATATTATGGAATTTTCACATGGATGCCAACTATTTTAGCGAATAAATATAACTATACATTAGCAAAAGCAAGCGGTTGGATGTTCATTTCTACTATTGGTATGCTAATTGGAATTGCAACCTTTGGTATTCTAGCCGATAAAATTGGCCGCCGCAAAACATTTTCATTATATTATATTGGCGGTACTATATACTGCCTCATTTACTTCTTCCTATTCACAGATGCGACATCATTGTTATGGGGAAGTGCCCTACTTGGATTCTTTGCAAATGGAATGATGGGAGGGTTCGGAGCGATTTTAGCTGAAAATTATCCTGCTGAAGCTCGCTCTACGGCAGAAAACTTTATTTTTGGCACAGGGCGTGGGTTAGCTGGATTTGGACCGGTTATTATTGGATTACTCGCTACGGGCGGCAATCTACTTGGAGCGTTGTCCCTAATTTTTATTATCTATCCAATCGGATTGATTACGATGCTATTATGTGTACCCGAAACAAAGGGAAAAGTGTTAGATTAA
- a CDS encoding BCCT family transporter codes for MRMKSQKTDWPVFLISGGSLLLFVIAVILNKSYVEGVINSSFAASIKYFGAFWQVLLIGTFIVAMCMAFSKYGRVKLGGLEKPEISTAKWLAIIMSTLLAGGGVFWAAAEPMYHLMTVPPIHEGISAGTKEAVMPALAQSYMHWGFLAWTILGTISAVVMMYGHYHKGMPLKPRTLLYPIFGEKLRKSFLGTMIDVFAIIAVAAGTIGPIGFLGLQASYGLQALFGIPDVFTTQLAIIICVVAVSTISAVTGIDKGIQIISDLNVRLAILLMAFVLLFGPGGFIIDSFVSSFGFYIHEFIPISTYRGDTGWLGSWTIFFWGWFIGYGPMMAILVSRISRGRTIREIIVAIGIIAPIITTFWFTILGGSGVFYELMKPGSISVALSESGMPAAMIAITQQLPLSNIIGPAFLLLTILFVVTTGDSMAYSISMAVTGDGDPRISLRIFWSLIMGAVAAILLYMGEGSINALQSFIVVTAVPVSILLFPMLWLAPKVAGELALKQGIVEEKDKTAFLFQKASKSK; via the coding sequence ATGAGGATGAAGAGTCAAAAAACGGATTGGCCTGTATTTCTTATTAGTGGTGGCTCACTTTTATTATTTGTAATTGCAGTTATTTTAAATAAAAGTTATGTAGAGGGAGTCATTAATAGCAGTTTTGCAGCTTCAATTAAATATTTTGGTGCCTTTTGGCAGGTTTTATTAATTGGTACATTTATTGTTGCGATGTGTATGGCGTTCTCGAAATATGGGAGAGTTAAACTTGGGGGATTAGAAAAACCTGAGATTAGTACGGCAAAATGGCTCGCTATTATTATGTCTACATTACTTGCCGGGGGTGGCGTTTTTTGGGCAGCAGCAGAGCCAATGTATCATTTGATGACGGTGCCACCAATACATGAAGGTATATCTGCTGGAACGAAAGAAGCAGTCATGCCTGCCTTAGCACAAAGTTATATGCACTGGGGTTTCTTAGCTTGGACGATTTTAGGAACAATTAGTGCAGTAGTTATGATGTATGGGCATTATCATAAAGGTATGCCGTTAAAACCTCGAACGCTTTTATATCCTATTTTTGGGGAGAAATTGCGAAAGAGTTTTCTTGGAACGATGATTGATGTATTTGCAATTATTGCGGTAGCTGCAGGAACAATTGGTCCAATCGGATTTTTAGGACTACAAGCAAGTTATGGCTTACAAGCATTGTTTGGAATTCCTGATGTGTTTACTACTCAATTAGCAATTATTATTTGTGTAGTGGCCGTTTCTACTATATCTGCGGTAACGGGAATTGATAAAGGGATTCAAATTATAAGTGATTTAAATGTTAGACTAGCAATTTTATTAATGGCATTCGTATTATTATTTGGACCAGGTGGATTTATTATTGATTCATTTGTTTCTTCGTTTGGATTTTATATACATGAATTTATTCCAATAAGCACATATCGTGGTGATACAGGCTGGTTAGGGTCGTGGACAATCTTCTTCTGGGGATGGTTTATTGGATATGGACCGATGATGGCAATTTTAGTGAGCCGAATTTCAAGAGGAAGAACGATTCGAGAAATAATCGTTGCAATTGGAATTATCGCACCTATTATTACAACGTTTTGGTTTACTATACTGGGTGGATCTGGTGTGTTTTATGAGTTAATGAAGCCAGGCTCTATCTCGGTGGCATTAAGTGAATCTGGTATGCCTGCGGCTATGATTGCAATTACGCAACAATTACCACTTTCTAATATTATCGGACCAGCATTTCTTTTATTAACAATTTTATTTGTAGTGACAACAGGAGATTCAATGGCCTATTCCATTTCAATGGCAGTGACGGGAGATGGAGATCCTAGAATTAGCTTGCGAATTTTTTGGTCGCTTATTATGGGCGCAGTTGCAGCAATTCTTTTATATATGGGTGAGGGAAGTATTAATGCACTACAATCCTTTATTGTAGTGACGGCTGTTCCTGTATCAATTCTATTATTCCCGATGCTGTGGCTAGCACCTAAAGTTGCAGGTGAATTAGCATTAAAGCAAGGAATTGTAGAAGAAAAAGATAAAACAGCTTTCTTATTCCAGAAAGCTAGTAAATCAAAGTAA
- a CDS encoding nitric oxide synthase oxygenase has protein sequence MSKTKQLIEEASNFITVCYKELNKEKLIKERMNEILIEIEKTGTYEHTFEELVHGSRMAWRNSNRCIGRLFWSKMHILDAREVNDEEGVYNALIHHIKYATNDGKVKPTITIFKQYQGEENNIRLYNHQLIRYAGYKTEMGVIGDSHSAAFTDLCQGLGWQGEGTHFDVLPLVFSVDGKDPVYKEIPKKEVKEVPIEHPEYPISSLEVKWYGVPMISDMRLEIGGISYTAAPFNGWYMGTEIGARNLADHDRYNLLPAVAEMMNLDTSRNSTLWKDKALIELNIAVLHSFKKQGVSIVDHHTAAQQFQQFEKQEVACGRVVTGNWVWLIPPLSPAATHIYHKPYPNDIIAPNFFHK, from the coding sequence ATGAGCAAAACGAAACAATTAATAGAGGAAGCAAGTAATTTTATTACCGTTTGCTATAAGGAACTTAATAAAGAGAAATTAATAAAAGAGCGTATGAACGAAATTTTAATAGAGATAGAAAAGACTGGAACGTATGAGCATACATTTGAAGAGCTTGTTCATGGATCACGAATGGCATGGCGTAATAGTAATAGATGCATTGGGAGATTATTTTGGAGTAAGATGCACATATTAGATGCGCGTGAAGTAAATGATGAGGAAGGTGTATATAATGCATTAATTCATCATATTAAATATGCGACGAATGATGGGAAAGTTAAACCGACAATTACGATTTTTAAGCAATATCAAGGTGAAGAGAATAATATACGACTTTATAATCATCAATTAATTCGATATGCAGGATACAAAACGGAAATGGGAGTGATTGGTGACTCACACTCCGCCGCATTTACTGATTTATGTCAAGGTCTTGGGTGGCAAGGAGAAGGTACACATTTTGACGTATTACCGCTTGTATTTTCTGTTGATGGAAAGGATCCTGTATATAAAGAAATTCCTAAAAAAGAAGTGAAAGAGGTACCAATTGAACATCCAGAGTACCCAATTTCATCACTAGAAGTAAAATGGTATGGGGTACCGATGATTTCAGACATGCGTTTAGAAATTGGTGGTATTTCTTATACAGCAGCCCCGTTTAATGGATGGTATATGGGGACTGAAATTGGTGCTCGTAATTTAGCGGATCATGACCGTTATAATTTGCTTCCAGCAGTTGCAGAGATGATGAATTTAGATACTTCTAGAAATAGTACGTTATGGAAAGACAAAGCGTTAATTGAGTTAAATATAGCTGTTTTACATTCTTTCAAAAAACAAGGGGTTAGCATTGTAGATCACCATACTGCCGCCCAGCAATTTCAGCAGTTTGAGAAGCAAGAAGTTGCTTGTGGACGGGTTGTAACTGGCAACTGGGTATGGTTAATTCCTCCGTTATCACCTGCTGCAACTCATATTTATCATAAACCGTATCCAAATGACATTATCGCGCCTAATTTCTTCCATAAGTAG
- a CDS encoding NAD-dependent epimerase/dehydratase family protein: MKVKKVLVLGGTRFFGKQLVEALLQEGHDITIATRGFTEDSFGDTVKRIVVDREDEKLLEERVEGKSYDIVYDNLCYSPNAAKIICKVLRGRVKKYVMTSSMAVYEPALNLQEEEFNPYEYSITYGDRGNFTYSEGKKLAEAVLFQQAAFPVVAVRFPVVIGENDYTKRLQFYVENVVKQECIVVDDVDGQLSFIHEKEAGEFLAWCGMENIEGPINACSNGVISMEEVIRFIEDNSGTKALIQEAGENIAPYNEIINCTLHNRKARELGFPFRELNTEIKNVLQHYINILK, encoded by the coding sequence ATGAAAGTGAAAAAAGTGTTGGTTCTAGGGGGAACAAGGTTTTTTGGTAAGCAATTAGTAGAAGCGCTTTTACAAGAGGGGCACGATATAACAATTGCAACACGAGGATTTACGGAGGATTCTTTTGGGGATACGGTAAAAAGAATTGTAGTAGATAGAGAAGACGAGAAATTACTGGAAGAGCGCGTAGAAGGTAAAAGTTATGATATTGTATACGATAACTTATGTTATAGCCCGAACGCCGCGAAAATTATATGTAAAGTATTACGTGGTAGAGTGAAAAAATATGTTATGACATCCTCAATGGCGGTATATGAGCCTGCATTAAACTTGCAAGAAGAAGAGTTCAACCCGTATGAATATTCGATTACGTATGGAGATAGAGGGAATTTTACTTATAGTGAGGGAAAGAAATTAGCGGAAGCGGTGTTGTTTCAACAGGCAGCATTCCCAGTCGTTGCGGTAAGATTTCCCGTCGTTATTGGAGAAAATGATTATACGAAGAGATTACAATTTTACGTTGAAAATGTTGTGAAACAAGAGTGTATTGTTGTCGATGATGTAGATGGACAGTTATCGTTCATACATGAAAAAGAAGCAGGAGAGTTTTTAGCATGGTGCGGAATGGAAAATATAGAAGGTCCAATTAATGCTTGTAGTAACGGAGTGATTTCCATGGAAGAAGTTATTCGCTTCATAGAAGACAACAGTGGGACAAAAGCTCTTATTCAAGAAGCGGGAGAGAATATAGCACCTTATAATGAAATAATTAATTGTACGTTACATAATAGAAAGGCTCGCGAATTAGGATTTCCGTTCCGAGAATTAAATACCGAAATCAAAAATGTGTTACAGCATTACATAAATATACTGAAATAA
- a CDS encoding AmiS/UreI family transporter gives MGYVGLLLSGAALFLNSLVILGKVEMKSAGVFNLFVGALQIIIPFYLIMISDQSNWTVYSYAATFLFGLTYLYVGVTFIKGMDSSGLGWFCIWVAIIALFYMVVSFVQFHDVVNALTWFMWALLWYLFFVLNAQKKNINQYLGRIAFVQSWVTLTLPSLFYFMGVWGEGFVYELWVYVSVISILYCCYCIFKYRVR, from the coding sequence ATGGGTTACGTAGGATTATTACTTTCAGGTGCAGCTTTATTTTTAAATAGTCTTGTCATATTAGGCAAAGTAGAGATGAAAAGCGCAGGTGTTTTTAATTTATTTGTGGGGGCATTACAAATTATCATTCCGTTCTATTTGATTATGATTTCTGATCAAAGTAATTGGACGGTATATTCGTATGCAGCTACTTTTTTATTTGGTTTAACTTATTTATATGTAGGCGTTACTTTTATTAAAGGAATGGATAGTAGTGGACTAGGCTGGTTCTGTATTTGGGTAGCAATTATTGCTTTATTCTATATGGTTGTTTCATTTGTTCAATTCCACGATGTTGTTAATGCGTTAACATGGTTTATGTGGGCATTACTTTGGTATTTATTCTTTGTGTTAAATGCACAAAAAAAGAATATCAATCAATATCTTGGCAGAATTGCTTTTGTACAATCATGGGTAACATTGACGTTGCCTTCACTCTTTTATTTTATGGGAGTATGGGGAGAGGGATTCGTATATGAACTATGGGTTTATGTATCAGTAATTTCTATTTTATATTGCTGCTATTGTATTTTTAAATATCGAGTACGTTAA
- a CDS encoding endo alpha-1,4 polygalactosaminidase → MEWKRSICFLAIFSFIFSSSTSAQANVVEPALKNVRSYKIYYGEANEQVIERLSKYDMVIIEPYAFTKEQVQQLKKSGTVVLGYVSVLELEAWHKSQVVESDYYYRDGKKMKIEQWNTYIMNLADEHYRGIVVNKVKQQIIGKGIDGVFLDTAGDIDDYFYDQPATQGKFQEAYVNLLKEIKSVDSNLLLIQNWGFETIKNTSLNFIHGVLWEDFNKQVIAKDEWSQNWMRYFKQQSNKIVTFTVTPNTVSKKYSSINGFIPTINPNDIYDK, encoded by the coding sequence TATATGCTTTTTAGCTATATTTTCTTTTATTTTTTCCTCAAGTACATCCGCACAAGCAAATGTTGTGGAACCAGCTTTAAAAAATGTACGAAGTTATAAAATTTATTATGGTGAAGCAAATGAGCAAGTAATTGAGAGACTTTCAAAGTATGACATGGTTATTATAGAGCCATATGCATTTACGAAAGAACAGGTTCAGCAATTAAAAAAATCAGGAACGGTAGTCCTTGGTTATGTTAGTGTTTTAGAATTAGAAGCGTGGCATAAATCGCAAGTAGTTGAATCAGACTATTATTATAGAGACGGTAAGAAAATGAAGATTGAGCAGTGGAATACATATATTATGAACTTAGCTGATGAACATTACCGTGGGATTGTTGTTAATAAAGTAAAACAGCAAATTATTGGCAAAGGCATAGATGGGGTGTTTTTAGATACAGCTGGTGATATTGATGACTATTTTTATGATCAGCCAGCTACACAAGGGAAATTTCAAGAAGCATATGTAAATTTATTAAAAGAAATTAAAAGTGTTGATTCCAACCTGCTTCTTATACAGAATTGGGGATTTGAAACAATCAAAAATACATCCTTGAATTTTATACATGGTGTATTGTGGGAAGACTTCAATAAACAAGTTATTGCGAAAGATGAATGGAGTCAAAATTGGATGCGCTATTTTAAACAACAAAGTAATAAAATTGTAACGTTTACCGTTACTCCAAATACCGTATCTAAAAAATATAGTTCTATAAATGGATTTATTCCCACAATTAATCCGAATGATATTTATGATAAATAG